In Mauremys reevesii isolate NIE-2019 linkage group 20, ASM1616193v1, whole genome shotgun sequence, the following are encoded in one genomic region:
- the PEX12 gene encoding peroxisome assembly protein 12 — protein MAEHGAHLTAASASEDRPSIFEVVAQDSLMSAVRPALQHVVKVLAESNPGRYGFLWHWFDEIYTFLDLLLQQHFLSRCSASFSENFYGLKRIAVGDSKGLHQLASAGLLKKQHWKSLLLLVLVPYLKTKLEKLVSSLREEDEYSIHPPSSSWKRFYRAFLAAYPFVNMAWEGWFLSQQLCYILGKAQHHSPLLGLAGVRLVRLTAEDIQALEQKLAVATASQQPAHSIKEQVQSAVKKALGGVALSLSTSLSVGVFFLQFLDWWYSSENQETIKSLTVLPTPPPPVHLDYSTGSPLLPKLKTVCPLCRKIRANDTVLSTSGFVFCYRCVYTYVKSHQRCPITGYATELQHLVKLYSPES, from the exons ATGGCGGAGCACGGGGCTCATCTCACCGCGGCTTCAGCCAGCGAGGACAGGCCTTCCATCTTCGAAGTGGTGGCCCAGGACAGCTTGATGTCAGCAGTGAGACCTGCACTTCAGCATGTGGTCAAG GTGCTTGCTGAATCCAATCCTGGCCGCTATGGCTTCCTCTGGCATTGGTTTGATGAGATCTACACCTTCCTGGATCTGTTGCTCCAGCAGCATTTTCTGTCCAGGTGTAGTGCCTCTTTTTCAGAAAACTTCTATGGCCTAAAGAGGATAGCGGTGGGAGACAGCAAGGGGCTGCATCAGCTGGCCAGTGCTGGGCTGCTGAAGAAGCAACACTGGAAGTCTCTGCTCTTGTTGGTTCTCGTTCCTTATCTGAAAACAAAGCTGGAGAAACTGGTCTCTAGTCTGAGGGAAGAGGACGAATATTCCATCCATCCTCCATCATCCTCCTGGAAGCGCTTTTACAGGGCCTTTTTAGCAGCCTATCCCTTTGTAAACATGGCCTGGGAGGGCTGGTTTCTCAGCCAGCAGCTGTGCTATATCCTTGGTAAGGCTCAGCATCATTCCCCACTGCTCGGCCTGGCTGGTGTACGCCTGGTTAGGCTGACAGCAGAGGACATCCAGGCGTTGGAGCAGAAACTAGCAGTAGCCACTGCAAGCCAGCAGCCAGCTCACAG CATTAAGGAGCAAGTGCAATCAGCAGTGAAAAAAGCATTGGGAGGAGTTGCCTTATCCCTCTCCACCAGCCTCTCCGTGGGCGTGTTCTTCCTGCAGTTTCTGGACTGGTGGTACTCATCTGAGAACCAGGAGACCATCAAATCATTGACTGTGTTGCCTACTCCTCCGCCACCCGTACACCTGGACTACAGCACAGGCTCACCTCTCTTACCAAAACTGAAGACAGTGTGCCCGTTGTGCCGCAAAATCAGAGCCAACGACACAGTCCTCTCCACATCCGGCTTTGTGTTTTGTTATCGCTGTGTCTACACTTATGTAAAGAGTCACCAAAGGTGCCCCATCACTGGCTATGCTACAGAGCTGCAGCACCTTGTTAAGCTGTACTCCCCTGAAAGCTGA